A portion of the Sus scrofa isolate TJ Tabasco breed Duroc chromosome 5, Sscrofa11.1, whole genome shotgun sequence genome contains these proteins:
- the LOC110260680 gene encoding olfactory receptor 6C2-like, which produces MMRNHTIKTFILLGLTDDPRIKVLIFIFLFFTYMLSAAGNLTIISLTFIDCRLRTAMYFFLQNFSFLEISFTTACIPRFLYNIATGDKIITYAACAAQIFFTYLFGIMEFFLLATMSFDRYVAICKPLHYVTIMNNRVCNRLIISCWMAGLCIIIPPLSLGLNLEFCDSNVIDHFFCDATPLLKISCSDTQFIERMILVCAVLTFIMTLVCVVLSYIYIIMTVLRFSSSQQRKKAFSTCSSHMIVVSITYGSCIFIYIKPSAKKEVALNKGVSLLISSISPTLNPFIYTLRNKQVKKALNDLIKRITFFFKK; this is translated from the coding sequence ATGATGAGAAACCACACAATAAAAACATTCATCCTTCTGGGACTGACTGATGACCCACGAATCAAAGTTCtgattttcatcttccttttctttacctACATGTTGAGTGCAGCTGGGAATCTGACCATTATCTCCCTCACCTTCATAGATTGCCGTCTTAGGACAGCCATGtacttttttctccaaaatttctctttcttggaaATCTCATTCACAACGGCTTGTATTCCCAGATTTTTGTACAACATAGCAACGGGTGACAAAATCATTACTTATGCTGCTTGTGCTgctcaaatattttttacttacCTTTTTGGGATAATGGAATTTTTTCTTCTGGCCACCATGTCCTTTGACCGCTATGTAGCCATCTGCAAACCCTTGCACTATGTAACCATCATGAATAACAGAGTCTGCAATAGGTTAATCATCAGCTGTTGGATGGCTGGTTTGTGCATCATAATCCCCCCACTAAGCCTGGGCCTCAAtctggaattctgtgactctaACGTCATCGACCATTTTTTCTGTGATGCCACTCCTCTGCTAAAGATATCATGCTCAGACACACAGTTCATAGAGAGAATGATTTTAGTGTGTGCTGTGCTGACATTCATCATGACCCTTGTGTGTGTAGTTCTGTCCTACATTTATATCATCATGACAGTTCTAAGATTCTCTTCCtctcagcaaaggaaaaaagccttttcgacctgttcttcccacatgattgtgGTTTCCATCACTTATGGCAGCTGTATATTCATCTACATCAAACCTTCAGCCAAGAAAGAGGTGGCTCTTAATAAGGGAGTTTCCCTGCTCATTTCTTCTATTTCACCCACGTTGAACCCTTTTATTTATACCCTGAGAAACAAGCAAGTGAAGAAAGCCTTGAATGACTTGATCAAAAGGATTACGTTCTTCttcaaaaagtaa